From Cyclopterus lumpus isolate fCycLum1 chromosome 4, fCycLum1.pri, whole genome shotgun sequence, a single genomic window includes:
- the faslg gene encoding LOW QUALITY PROTEIN: tumor necrosis factor ligand superfamily member 6 (The sequence of the model RefSeq protein was modified relative to this genomic sequence to represent the inferred CDS: deleted 1 base in 1 codon), which yields MSGEQQSYPFPQVFLVDGGGPQHSAQQPSLVPCWSFPPAQERARPRGKSRGCMGVGPGAALVVLMLFLLVFVSLGFEAYQIHNMQVEMREMRKVTTPAAAAAAEFQTPQKQIAHQAEVNREDDDDEEEDRPAAHVIGRIETEKFPRTLRWEPLAGRAFTAGAVEYRFEDGALQPNESGLYHVYSRVELIFKDCSPSSSFVHSVFVRRGGGGRSSPLTLMEAHREGFCSQQRGHAWTAESYLASAHQLQRADRVFVNVSHPFYLSHSHYANFFGLYKI from the exons ATGAGCGGTGAGCAGCAGAGCTACCCGTTCCCTCAGGTGTTCCTCGTGGACGGCGGCGGACCGCAGCACTCCGCCCAGCAGCCGAGCCTCGTGCCATGCTGGTCCTTCCCGCCGGCCCAGGAGAGGGCGAGGCCCCGGGGGAAGAGCCGGGGCTGCATGGGGGTCGGACCCGGCGCGGCCCTCGTCGTCTTGATGCTCTTCCTGCTCGTGTTCGTGTCCCTGGGCTTCGAGGCCTACCAGATCCACAACATGCAGGTGGAGATGAGGGAGATGAGAAAG GTTACGAcaccggcggcggcggcggcggccgaGTTCCAGACGCCTCAGAAACAGATCg CTCACCAAGCCGAGGTGAACCgagaagacgacgacgacgaagagGAGGACCGACCAGCAGCACACGTGATCG GGCGGATCGAAACCGAGAAATTCCCGCGGACGCTGCGCTGGGAGCCGCTGGCGGGCCGGGCGTTCACCGCCGGCGCGGTGGAGTACCGGTTCGAGGACGGCGCCCTGCAGCCCAACGAGAGCGGCCTCTACCACGTCTACTCGCGGGTGGAGCTGATCTTCAAGGACTGCTCGCCCTCGTCCTCGTTCGTGCACTCGGTGTTCgtgaggcgg gggggggggggccgctCGTCACCTTTGACCCTGATGGAGGCCCACCGGGAGGGCTTCTGCTCGCAGCAGCGGGGCCACGCCTGGACCGCGGAGAGCTACCTGGCCTCCGCCCATCAGCTGCAGAGGGCCGACAGGGTTTTTGTGAACGTGTCGCACCCCTTTTATCTCAGTCATTCACATTACGCCAACTTCTTCGGTCTCTACAAGATCTga